The genomic interval CTTGAACATCACCTCTTCGAACTTCGCCGCCATGTCCGCATCGCGCCGCGAGAACTTTCGGAGCTCGTTGCGCGTCTTGGCCTCGTCCGGCCACGTGATGAGTGGCGGCCCGTCGTCGTTCGACATGAAGGTCGAGTTGACCGGATGGATCTGCAGCCCGTGCTTGGCGAGCTCCAGCTCGCGCGTGACCTCGGGACGGAGCAGGCTGACGACGTACGAGCACACCGAGTACTTGAAGCCCTCGTAGATCTCCTCGGTGACGGTTGCGCCGCCGATCACGTATCGCTTTTCGAGCACC from bacterium carries:
- a CDS encoding NAD(P)/FAD-dependent oxidoreductase, producing MAQSYDAIVIGAGHNGLTCAAYLARAGRKVLVLEKRYVIGGATVTEEIYEGFKYSVCSYVVSLLRPEVTRELELAKHGLQIHPVNSTFMSNDDGPPLITWPDEAKTRNELRKFSRRDADMAAKFEEVMFK